One window of Mesorhizobium loti R88b genomic DNA carries:
- a CDS encoding adenylate/guanylate cyclase domain-containing protein — MSQSQVPAAPPGWLPDAWLRNARLVSGLVLMAFVTLHFLNHALLLISLEAADKGRAVFLLIWRNPAGTLLLYGAVATHLVLSLLALYQRRTLVMPVREWAQILLGLAIPLLIAEHVVGTRAMHALYEANDTYEFVVRSLWILTPQVGVRQAIAVVVIWAHGCLGLYFWLRYRRWYPRVASALLVLAVLVPVLALLGFASAGKEVSAMGPPRSQSIEPALFDRALATKERIDSSIYAGFAGLIVLVLAARIVRDRIERRNLIEVRYAGGRKVRIPRGYSVLDASRLGGIAHYAVCGGRGRCSTCRIRVLDGLAEQPEPGSIEAATLRRIAADGDVRLACQLRPRGDLRVAPLLSPPVTAESPLAATASDPGHEKVVVVMFCDMRGFTAMADQRLPFDVVFLLNRYFGVIGRAVESSGGRVDKFVGDGAMALFGLETTPGEACRNALSAASAIVEGVRALSDDLAEELRATIKVAIGIHVGQAIVGSMGYGAVMNVTAIGDTINVGSRLEAAAKEFEAEIVVSEAAVRLSGMDLPGAEAREIDIRGRARPLGVLVVPRGAAVPIALPAK, encoded by the coding sequence ATGAGCCAATCGCAGGTCCCAGCAGCACCGCCCGGATGGCTGCCGGACGCGTGGCTCCGCAACGCACGGCTGGTGTCCGGCCTCGTGCTGATGGCGTTCGTGACGCTGCATTTCCTGAACCATGCGTTGCTCCTGATCTCGCTTGAAGCAGCGGATAAGGGGCGCGCGGTGTTCCTGCTGATCTGGCGCAACCCGGCCGGCACGCTGCTCCTCTACGGCGCGGTCGCCACGCATCTCGTCCTTTCGCTGCTGGCACTCTACCAGCGCCGCACACTGGTCATGCCGGTGCGAGAGTGGGCACAGATACTGCTCGGCCTCGCCATCCCGCTACTGATTGCCGAGCATGTGGTCGGCACGCGTGCCATGCACGCCCTCTATGAGGCCAACGACACTTACGAGTTTGTGGTGCGCTCGCTGTGGATCCTGACCCCGCAGGTCGGGGTGCGGCAGGCGATCGCGGTGGTCGTCATCTGGGCGCATGGCTGCCTCGGCCTCTACTTCTGGCTGCGCTATCGTCGGTGGTATCCGCGCGTCGCCTCGGCTCTGCTGGTCTTGGCGGTGCTGGTCCCGGTGCTGGCGCTGCTCGGTTTCGCTAGCGCCGGAAAGGAGGTCTCGGCGATGGGACCGCCTCGGTCGCAGTCCATCGAGCCAGCCCTTTTCGACCGGGCGTTGGCGACCAAGGAGCGCATAGACAGCAGCATCTATGCCGGCTTTGCGGGACTGATCGTCCTGGTGCTGGCGGCGCGCATCGTTCGCGACCGCATCGAGCGGCGCAACCTGATAGAGGTGCGCTATGCCGGCGGGCGCAAGGTGCGCATTCCCCGCGGCTACAGCGTGCTCGACGCCAGCCGGCTGGGCGGCATCGCGCATTATGCCGTGTGCGGCGGGCGCGGACGCTGCTCGACCTGCCGCATCCGCGTGCTCGACGGCCTGGCCGAGCAGCCGGAGCCCGGTTCGATCGAAGCGGCGACCCTGCGCCGCATCGCGGCCGACGGCGACGTGCGGCTCGCCTGCCAGCTCAGGCCGCGCGGCGATCTTCGCGTCGCGCCGCTGCTGTCGCCGCCGGTCACGGCGGAGAGCCCGCTCGCTGCAACCGCCAGCGATCCCGGCCACGAGAAGGTCGTGGTGGTGATGTTCTGCGACATGCGCGGCTTCACGGCGATGGCCGACCAGCGCCTGCCATTCGACGTGGTCTTCCTGCTCAACCGCTATTTCGGCGTGATCGGCCGCGCAGTCGAGAGCTCAGGCGGCCGCGTCGACAAGTTCGTCGGCGATGGCGCCATGGCGCTGTTCGGGCTGGAAACGACGCCCGGCGAGGCATGCCGCAACGCACTTTCTGCCGCCAGCGCCATCGTCGAAGGGGTTCGCGCCCTCAGCGACGACCTTGCCGAGGAACTGCGCGCCACCATCAAGGTCGCGATCGGCATCCATGTCGGCCAGGCGATCGTCGGCTCGATGGGCTACGGCGCGGTCATGAACGTGACCGCGATCGGCGACACTATCAACGTCGGCAGCCGGCTGGAGGCCGCGGCGAAGGAATTCGAGGCGGAGATCGTCGTCTCCGAAGCGGCGGTGCGGCTTTCGGGCATGGACCTACCCGGCGCGGAGGCGCGCGAGATCGACATCCGCGGCCGCGCGCGCCCGCTCGGCGTGCTGGTCGTGCCGCGCGGCGCGGCCGTGCCGATCGCCTTGCCAGCAAAATGA